The following proteins are co-located in the Flectobacillus major DSM 103 genome:
- a CDS encoding polysaccharide biosynthesis/export family protein translates to MLQLTFTKGLYRKTKNPLHLMFFYKILRSINLVVVVLWSLNTYAQLPSTITGLPSNIQLPLQLNRNSTSTTVNTGTKSVGARKLNELEAEKADMDSLKKNRNAQFGNQIVDSATAALRKKIFGFSIFNNPKITFESYSRMATPKNYILGPDDEIIIDINGYSENHYTLPVTPDGYIKVDKVGNIFVNGLTIEEAKKRIVNRLSQIYVGLKSTNGYPSNTTATISLGNIRTIKVTVIGEVVTPGTYSVPSLARVFNVLYQAGGPNENGTFREVRVIRGKKLIAQVDLYDLLTTGNLRQDIALQDQDIVQVNAYKSRIELVGRVKKPAIFEILPHENLDRIINDYAGGFMPDAYRGVLKVERYTDTERKLIDLSGDLLSSFFPKAGDIINIDQVLLNRYENVVTLKGAVFRPGRYSISDSPSLTKLIQRAAGFKEDAFLDRISITRLKDDLTKENIAVNYKALLAGQVADITLKREDEISVYSSLDMLENYTVRIQGEINFKETAPFADKEAKGSTGVAILPNATEVPVGTFPYVKNMTVEDLIVKAGGLRESAATGRVEVIRRKKNIGKDDPSQITATIGEKFQFPINADLSITPSASKFVLEPFDEVFVRSSPNYEKQQFVSVEGQIIFPGIYALERKDEKLSDLIRRSGGLNAQAYPAGATLVRKVKLTDQEVARKKKQLEELSDNNNDASVRVEEVKQITEETIGIDLVQALDKPNSIADMLVQDGDIIRIPKEPQTVRMQGEVLYPTSTRYINGVSFKHYISEAGGFTSLSSRKRSYIIYANGSVDRTRKLLGVFNVYPRVYPGSEIVVPRINQKQAASQQVLAVISTVTASLTGIGTIIALLRAIQ, encoded by the coding sequence ATGTTACAACTTACATTTACGAAAGGTCTTTATCGCAAGACCAAAAACCCTCTCCATTTAATGTTTTTTTATAAGATATTACGTTCTATCAACTTAGTTGTTGTTGTTTTGTGGAGCTTGAACACCTACGCCCAATTACCTAGTACAATCACAGGATTGCCTTCTAATATCCAGTTACCTTTGCAATTGAATAGGAACAGTACTTCTACAACTGTTAATACAGGTACGAAAAGTGTTGGGGCAAGAAAGCTCAACGAACTTGAGGCTGAAAAAGCCGATATGGATTCTTTGAAAAAGAATAGAAATGCTCAATTTGGGAATCAAATAGTTGACTCAGCGACTGCTGCATTGAGAAAAAAGATTTTTGGCTTTAGCATTTTCAACAATCCCAAAATCACATTTGAGTCGTATTCGAGAATGGCAACACCTAAAAATTATATTTTGGGGCCAGACGACGAAATCATCATTGATATTAATGGCTATTCAGAAAATCATTATACTCTTCCAGTAACACCCGATGGCTATATTAAGGTAGATAAAGTTGGCAATATCTTTGTCAATGGCCTTACGATAGAAGAAGCCAAAAAACGCATTGTTAATCGCCTTTCGCAAATTTATGTAGGCTTGAAGTCTACTAATGGGTATCCAAGCAATACTACTGCTACTATTTCTTTGGGTAATATCAGAACCATCAAAGTAACCGTAATTGGTGAAGTAGTAACGCCAGGTACTTACTCGGTACCTTCATTGGCTAGGGTATTTAATGTATTGTATCAAGCAGGTGGCCCTAACGAAAACGGTACTTTCAGAGAGGTTCGTGTAATAAGAGGAAAAAAATTGATTGCACAAGTAGATTTGTATGATTTATTGACAACAGGAAACCTGCGTCAAGATATAGCTTTACAAGACCAAGATATTGTTCAGGTAAATGCGTATAAAAGCAGAATTGAATTAGTGGGAAGGGTGAAAAAACCTGCTATTTTTGAAATTTTACCTCACGAAAACCTCGACCGTATTATCAATGATTACGCAGGTGGATTTATGCCAGATGCGTATCGTGGCGTGTTGAAGGTAGAGCGTTATACTGATACAGAAAGAAAGCTTATCGATTTGAGTGGAGATTTATTATCTTCCTTTTTTCCAAAAGCAGGTGATATAATTAATATCGATCAAGTGTTGCTAAACCGTTATGAAAATGTTGTAACCTTGAAAGGAGCTGTATTCAGACCGGGTCGTTATTCAATTAGCGATAGCCCAAGCCTAACCAAGCTGATTCAACGTGCGGCGGGCTTCAAAGAAGATGCTTTTCTTGACAGAATTTCGATTACTCGTTTGAAAGACGATTTGACCAAAGAAAATATTGCGGTCAACTATAAGGCATTATTGGCGGGTCAGGTTGCTGATATTACTTTGAAAAGAGAAGACGAAATATCGGTTTACTCTAGCTTAGATATGTTAGAAAACTATACCGTTCGTATTCAGGGAGAAATCAATTTCAAAGAAACAGCCCCTTTTGCCGATAAAGAAGCCAAAGGCTCGACAGGCGTAGCCATATTGCCTAACGCTACCGAAGTACCTGTGGGTACATTCCCTTATGTGAAAAACATGACAGTAGAAGACCTTATCGTAAAAGCAGGTGGTTTGCGCGAGTCAGCCGCTACAGGTAGAGTAGAAGTAATCAGAAGAAAGAAAAATATTGGTAAAGACGACCCAAGCCAAATTACAGCAACGATTGGCGAAAAATTCCAGTTTCCTATCAATGCAGATTTGTCAATTACGCCTTCTGCGTCTAAGTTTGTCTTAGAACCATTCGACGAAGTGTTTGTAAGGTCTTCTCCAAATTATGAAAAGCAGCAGTTTGTTTCGGTAGAAGGGCAAATCATCTTTCCTGGTATTTATGCTTTGGAAAGAAAAGATGAAAAGCTATCTGACCTTATCAGACGTTCGGGAGGGCTCAATGCTCAGGCTTACCCTGCTGGTGCAACGTTGGTACGTAAAGTAAAATTAACCGACCAAGAAGTAGCACGTAAGAAAAAACAATTAGAAGAATTAAGTGACAATAATAACGATGCCTCAGTCAGAGTAGAGGAGGTAAAACAAATTACAGAAGAAACAATTGGTATCGACTTGGTACAAGCACTAGACAAACCAAATTCTATTGCAGATATGTTGGTACAGGATGGCGATATTATCAGAATTCCAAAAGAGCCACAAACCGTAAGAATGCAAGGCGAAGTATTGTACCCAACATCAACAAGGTATATCAATGGAGTGTCGTTCAAACACTATATCTCAGAAGCTGGTGGTTTTACATCGTTGTCATCTCGTAAAAGGTCGTACATTATTTATGCCAATGGCTCGGTTGACCGTACTCGTAAACTCTTAGGGGTATTCAATGTGTATCCGAGAGTGTATCCAGGTTCTGAAATTGTAGTACCAAGAATCAACCAAAAACAAGCAGCATCGCAACAAGTACTAGCGGTAATTTCGACGGTAACGGCCTCATTGACAGGTATCGGTACAATCATTGCGTTATTGCGTGCTATACAATAA
- a CDS encoding DNA topoisomerase IV subunit B has product MSTTPNNEVQYTEDSIRSLDWKEHIRLRPGMYIGKLGDGSSSDDGIYVLVKEIVDNSIDEHMMGHGKAIDVKITDHRVEVRDYGRGIPLGKVIDCVSKINTGGKYDSGAFQKSVGLNGVGTKATNALSSYFKVQSFRDGKTKWAEFTKGELTAESKGEPETNTKNGTHIAFEPDNTIFKNYHFIPQYLDNLFWNYAYLNAGLSINFNGQKYFSQKGLFDLLSKKTNEEENRYPIIHLKGTDIEIAMTHGNQYGEEYYSFVNGQNTTQGGTHLQAFREAVVRTVRDFYKKDYAPEDVRASIVAAVAIRVQEPVFESQTKTKLGSMTMSPDSNSQTVRSFVGDFIKTELDNFLHKNPTIAEAIKKRIEQSERERKDIAGIKKLANERAKKANLHNKKLRDCRVHLSNDKSDDRYDSMLFITEGDSASGSITKSRNVQTQAVFSLRGKPLNCFGLTKKIVYENEEFNLLQHALNIEDGLEGLRYNKIIIATDADVDGMHIRLLMMTFFLQFFPDLVRNGHLFILETPLFRVRNKKETIYCYSDEERLNAINKLGPKPEITRFKGLGEISPEEFGKFIGDNIRLEPVILEKDTTIPKILTYYMGKNTPDRQRFIIDNLIIEKDPAELAA; this is encoded by the coding sequence ATGTCAACAACCCCTAATAATGAAGTGCAATATACCGAAGATAGTATTCGGTCTCTTGATTGGAAAGAACATATCCGTCTGCGTCCTGGTATGTATATCGGTAAACTCGGCGATGGCTCATCGTCCGACGACGGTATTTATGTATTGGTGAAAGAAATTGTCGATAACTCTATCGACGAACACATGATGGGGCACGGCAAAGCTATTGATGTTAAAATTACCGACCACCGTGTAGAAGTACGTGACTATGGCCGTGGTATTCCGCTAGGTAAAGTGATTGATTGTGTTTCTAAAATCAATACTGGTGGAAAGTACGATTCGGGTGCTTTTCAAAAATCGGTAGGACTTAATGGTGTCGGTACAAAGGCTACTAACGCTCTGTCTAGCTATTTTAAAGTACAGTCTTTCCGTGATGGGAAAACCAAATGGGCCGAGTTTACCAAAGGTGAACTCACTGCCGAGTCGAAAGGCGAGCCCGAAACTAATACCAAAAATGGTACGCATATCGCTTTTGAACCCGATAATACCATTTTTAAGAACTATCACTTTATTCCACAGTACCTCGACAACCTTTTTTGGAATTATGCCTACTTGAATGCTGGCTTGTCGATTAACTTCAATGGACAAAAGTATTTTTCGCAAAAAGGTCTTTTTGATTTATTAAGCAAAAAAACCAATGAAGAGGAAAATCGCTACCCAATTATTCATCTGAAAGGTACTGATATCGAGATTGCTATGACGCATGGTAATCAGTATGGCGAAGAATATTATTCTTTTGTGAATGGTCAAAATACAACACAAGGGGGTACTCATTTACAGGCCTTTCGTGAGGCTGTAGTACGTACTGTTCGTGATTTTTACAAAAAAGATTATGCCCCAGAAGACGTACGAGCTAGTATTGTAGCGGCTGTGGCTATCAGGGTTCAAGAACCTGTTTTTGAGTCGCAAACCAAAACCAAATTAGGTTCAATGACTATGTCGCCCGATTCTAATTCTCAGACGGTTCGAAGCTTTGTTGGAGATTTTATCAAAACGGAACTTGATAACTTCTTACACAAAAACCCAACGATTGCCGAAGCTATCAAGAAAAGAATCGAACAGTCGGAGCGTGAAAGAAAGGATATTGCTGGTATCAAAAAATTGGCCAATGAAAGAGCCAAAAAAGCCAACCTTCATAATAAAAAATTGCGAGACTGTAGGGTACACTTGAGCAACGATAAGTCGGACGACCGTTACGATTCGATGTTATTTATAACTGAAGGAGATTCGGCTAGTGGTTCAATTACCAAGTCACGAAACGTACAAACGCAAGCTGTATTTAGCCTTCGTGGTAAGCCCCTCAATTGCTTTGGCTTGACCAAGAAAATTGTTTATGAAAACGAAGAGTTCAACTTGCTACAGCATGCCCTCAATATCGAGGATGGCTTAGAGGGGCTTCGTTACAACAAAATCATTATTGCAACCGATGCCGATGTCGATGGCATGCACATTCGTTTGTTAATGATGACATTTTTCTTGCAGTTCTTCCCCGATTTGGTAAGAAATGGTCACCTTTTTATTTTGGAAACACCGTTGTTTAGGGTACGAAACAAAAAAGAAACCATTTATTGCTATTCCGACGAAGAGCGATTGAATGCCATTAACAAACTTGGCCCCAAACCAGAGATTACTCGATTTAAGGGGTTAGGCGAGATTTCACCCGAAGAATTTGGGAAATTTATTGGCGATAATATTCGTTTAGAGCCTGTAATTTTAGAAAAAGATACAACGATACCTAAAATATTGACATACTATATGGGTAAAAATACACCCGACCGTCAGCGTTTTATTATCGACAATTTGATTATTGAAAAAGACCCTGCCGAATTAGCGGCCTAA
- the pheA gene encoding prephenate dehydratase, translating into MTLEQLRQQIDDLDNQMLTILNQRMDVVKQVGELKKTTQTVIYRPEREKQIIDRLASMSQGLLTRAAIEAIYLEIFAVSRNLELPERIAYLGPEGSFTHQAAESRFGAMSDYLALPSIRSVFESVETGRARFGVVPIENNLEGIVKETIDLLNETDLKIVAEVVIPVHFTFATKAEKLSDIKRIYSKDIAFGQCEKFLNEYFNGKDEEFFAQVDSTSKAAKLASQDPQTAAVCSHIAAKLFDVPILFDNIQDSSQNRTRFFIIGKDFINQKSDNDKTTIIAKLPDDGKPGTLVRFLQEFENQGINLVKIESRPVKEGETFNFWFLMEFDGYFLDENVQLIMQKHISYIKWLGSYVKMV; encoded by the coding sequence ATGACCTTAGAACAATTACGACAACAGATTGACGATTTGGACAACCAAATGCTGACGATTTTGAATCAGCGAATGGATGTAGTAAAACAAGTCGGCGAACTCAAAAAAACAACTCAAACGGTAATTTATCGTCCTGAAAGAGAAAAACAGATTATCGACCGTTTGGCCAGTATGAGCCAAGGTTTGCTAACTCGTGCAGCTATTGAAGCCATTTATCTGGAAATTTTTGCGGTATCTCGAAATCTCGAACTACCCGAAAGAATTGCTTATTTGGGCCCCGAAGGAAGCTTCACACATCAGGCTGCCGAAAGCCGATTTGGTGCAATGAGCGACTATCTGGCTTTGCCAAGTATTCGTTCGGTATTTGAGAGTGTAGAAACTGGCCGAGCACGATTTGGGGTTGTGCCTATCGAAAACAACCTTGAAGGTATAGTAAAAGAAACCATCGACTTGCTCAACGAAACAGACCTCAAAATCGTTGCGGAAGTGGTAATTCCAGTGCATTTTACTTTTGCTACCAAAGCCGAAAAGTTATCTGATATTAAGCGTATTTATTCTAAAGACATTGCCTTTGGTCAATGCGAAAAGTTTTTGAATGAATATTTCAATGGAAAAGATGAAGAGTTTTTTGCTCAGGTAGATTCTACTTCTAAGGCAGCAAAATTGGCTTCTCAAGACCCACAAACAGCTGCGGTGTGCTCGCATATTGCCGCTAAACTTTTCGATGTACCCATTTTGTTTGATAATATCCAAGATTCGTCTCAAAACAGAACACGTTTCTTTATTATTGGAAAAGATTTTATCAATCAAAAAAGTGATAATGATAAAACTACTATTATTGCCAAACTTCCAGACGATGGAAAACCTGGAACACTAGTAAGATTCCTACAAGAATTTGAAAATCAAGGTATTAATTTAGTAAAAATTGAAAGTCGTCCCGTAAAAGAAGGTGAAACCTTCAATTTCTGGTTTTTGATGGAATTCGATGGCTATTTCCTAGACGAAAATGTACAGCTTATTATGCAAAAACATATTTCGTATATTAAGTGGCTCGGAAGTTATGTAAAAATGGTTTAG
- a CDS encoding bifunctional riboflavin kinase/FAD synthetase yields the protein MKVYHGIQEFVKLENAVVTSGTFDGVHLGHQKILQRLTEVAALTGGETVVITFYPHPRSVIAQDPQEVKLLSTLEEKIELLTQNGIQHLLVIPFTREFSELTSEDFIQQVLLNTIGTKTLVIGYDHRFGRHREGSFEYLKANSQRYGFAVEEISRQDIDHVAVSSSKIRKALQEGDMLPAAHFLGRNYDISGLIVKGKQLGRTIGFPTANIQVREQTKLIPQDGVYAVKVQYKDQYLNGMLNIGNRPTVDGTYKTIEVNIFDFDKDIYGENLKVEFIQRVRAEKKFSGLDELKAQIASDKLQIKQILEQ from the coding sequence ATGAAAGTTTATCACGGAATACAAGAGTTTGTAAAACTAGAAAATGCGGTAGTAACAAGTGGCACTTTTGATGGTGTACACCTTGGTCATCAAAAAATATTACAGCGTCTTACTGAAGTAGCGGCCTTAACTGGTGGCGAAACGGTTGTTATTACTTTTTACCCTCATCCAAGAAGTGTGATTGCACAAGACCCTCAGGAGGTGAAATTGTTATCTACTTTAGAGGAAAAAATAGAGCTATTAACCCAAAATGGTATTCAACATTTGTTGGTTATTCCGTTTACTCGTGAATTTTCTGAGCTAACATCCGAAGACTTCATTCAGCAGGTATTACTTAATACCATTGGTACAAAAACCCTTGTTATTGGTTATGACCATCGCTTTGGTCGTCATCGTGAAGGTAGTTTTGAATACCTCAAAGCTAATTCGCAACGATATGGCTTTGCCGTAGAAGAAATCTCTCGACAAGACATCGACCACGTAGCCGTGAGTTCTTCAAAAATTAGGAAAGCTCTTCAAGAAGGCGATATGTTGCCAGCGGCACATTTTCTAGGTAGAAACTACGATATTTCGGGCTTGATTGTAAAAGGTAAGCAATTAGGAAGAACGATTGGTTTTCCGACGGCCAATATTCAGGTGCGAGAACAAACCAAATTGATTCCACAAGATGGCGTTTATGCTGTAAAAGTGCAGTATAAAGACCAATATCTAAACGGAATGCTTAATATAGGTAATCGGCCAACTGTAGATGGTACTTACAAAACCATAGAAGTAAATATTTTTGATTTTGACAAGGATATTTACGGCGAAAACCTAAAGGTAGAGTTTATTCAGAGAGTGAGGGCTGAGAAGAAATTTAGTGGCCTCGATGAACTGAAAGCACAAATTGCGAGCGATAAACTACAGATTAAGCAGATTTTAGAGCAATAG
- the truB gene encoding tRNA pseudouridine(55) synthase TruB, translated as MNQNPIVQDPGEVLLIDKPLTWTSFDVVKKLKFAGKFKKIGHAGTLDPLATGLLILCTGKMTKQIDSYQAQEKEYSGTFVLGKTTPSIDLETEFDAEFPTEHINDDVLNQALLQLTGKILQIPPIYSAVSVGGKRLYELARQGKTDNDVEIKSREVEIKSFTIDTSAFPEIKFNIVCTKGTYIRSLVRDFGIACQSGAYLNSLRRERIGEFSVQNALTVEEFVSQRKVLA; from the coding sequence ATGAATCAAAATCCGATAGTACAAGACCCAGGTGAAGTACTTTTGATAGACAAACCCTTGACTTGGACATCGTTTGATGTGGTAAAGAAATTGAAGTTTGCTGGAAAATTCAAGAAAATAGGCCATGCTGGTACGCTAGACCCACTGGCTACAGGTTTATTGATTTTGTGTACTGGCAAAATGACTAAGCAAATAGACTCGTATCAGGCACAAGAAAAAGAATATTCAGGTACGTTTGTCTTAGGAAAAACCACTCCTTCTATTGATTTAGAGACAGAATTTGATGCTGAGTTTCCGACCGAACATATCAACGACGACGTACTAAATCAGGCACTCTTGCAGTTGACAGGCAAAATTTTACAAATACCACCTATTTATTCGGCTGTGTCGGTTGGTGGAAAACGTTTGTACGAATTGGCTCGTCAAGGAAAAACCGATAATGACGTAGAAATTAAGTCGAGAGAAGTTGAAATTAAATCGTTTACGATTGATACTTCGGCTTTTCCCGAAATCAAATTTAATATAGTATGTACCAAAGGTACTTATATCAGAAGTTTGGTACGAGATTTTGGTATTGCATGCCAGTCGGGAGCATACTTGAATTCGTTGAGAAGAGAACGTATTGGCGAATTTAGTGTTCAAAATGCCTTAACTGTCGAAGAGTTTGTTAGCCAAAGAAAAGTGTTGGCCTAA